A region from the Halosolutus gelatinilyticus genome encodes:
- a CDS encoding LeuA family protein yields MIQCLHKATRPLIPVRGVEFFQGTLDSTDEIESARVFDTTLRDGEQSPGTSFSYDDKRQIASILDEMGTHVIEAGFPVNSDAEFEAVRDIASSTSTTTCGLARVVDKDIEAALSSGVEMVHTFVSTSDVQIEDSMHATRDEVVQRAVESVERIKAAGAICMFSPMDATRTDEAFLMDVIEAVTDAGTDWINIPDTCGVATPTRFRAMIEKISARTDARIDVHTHDDFGLATANALAGIEAGADQAQVSVNSIGERAGNAAYEEFVMSVESLYQCETGIDTTRIMELSEIVEEKSTIETPGNKPVVGDNAFSHESGIHAAGVIENSDTFEPGVMTPEMVGAKRRLVMGKHTGTHSVRERLHELGFEPSGEQVRAVTRRVKDYGAEKRRVTVDDLERFAEEADVDRQQEQEEVRV; encoded by the coding sequence CTGATACAATGTCTTCACAAGGCAACCCGTCCTCTGATACCAGTCAGGGGGGTCGAGTTCTTCCAGGGCACGTTAGATTCCACTGACGAAATTGAGTCAGCACGTGTCTTCGATACCACCCTCCGGGATGGTGAACAGTCGCCCGGAACTTCGTTCTCGTACGACGACAAACGGCAGATCGCGTCGATCTTAGACGAGATGGGAACCCACGTCATCGAGGCCGGATTCCCCGTCAACTCCGACGCCGAGTTCGAGGCCGTTCGTGATATCGCGTCTTCGACGTCGACGACCACCTGCGGGCTAGCCCGCGTCGTCGACAAGGACATCGAAGCGGCGCTTTCTTCCGGCGTCGAGATGGTGCACACGTTCGTCAGCACCAGCGACGTCCAGATCGAGGATTCGATGCACGCGACCCGGGACGAAGTAGTACAGCGCGCGGTCGAGTCGGTCGAACGCATCAAAGCGGCGGGCGCGATCTGCATGTTCTCGCCGATGGACGCGACGCGAACCGACGAGGCGTTCCTGATGGACGTGATCGAGGCGGTCACCGACGCGGGAACCGACTGGATCAACATTCCGGACACCTGCGGCGTCGCCACGCCGACCCGGTTCCGGGCCATGATCGAGAAGATCTCGGCCCGCACCGACGCGCGGATCGACGTCCACACCCACGACGACTTCGGGCTGGCGACCGCGAACGCGCTGGCCGGCATCGAGGCCGGCGCCGACCAGGCTCAAGTGTCGGTCAACTCGATCGGCGAGCGCGCCGGCAACGCCGCCTACGAGGAGTTCGTGATGTCCGTCGAGTCGCTCTACCAGTGCGAGACGGGGATCGACACGACGCGCATCATGGAGCTCTCCGAGATCGTCGAGGAGAAGAGCACGATCGAGACGCCCGGCAACAAGCCGGTCGTCGGCGACAACGCCTTCTCCCACGAGAGCGGCATCCACGCCGCCGGCGTCATCGAGAACTCGGACACGTTCGAGCCCGGCGTGATGACTCCCGAGATGGTCGGCGCGAAGCGCCGCCTGGTCATGGGGAAACACACCGGGACGCACTCGGTACGCGAGCGCCTGCACGAACTGGGCTTCGAGCCCAGCGGCGAACAGGTGCGCGCAGTCACCCGTCGCGTCAAGGACTACGGTGCGGAGAAACGTCGGGTCACGGTCGACGATCTGGAGCGCTTCGCCGAAGAAGCCGACGTCGACCGTCAACAGGAGCAAGAGGAGGTGCGCGTCTGA
- a CDS encoding winged helix-turn-helix transcriptional regulator, translated as MRDLDDIDLEILQLLSQDARRPYREIADHVDLTPPAVSDRIARLEEQGIIRGFTLDIDREKLQRDVAIVAELEAKPGAVDDVYTAALELDGVEHVFEGMDGRVLVHATLPDANTRSWLESGVDLDALRGYDVTLLTRTDRRVGISATDFSLECVVCGQTVTGDGVTATVDGEIKTFCCPSCEDRYLTEYESRREAID; from the coding sequence ATGCGCGACCTCGACGATATCGATCTCGAGATCCTCCAGTTGCTCAGCCAGGACGCTCGCCGCCCGTACCGGGAGATCGCGGACCACGTGGACCTGACGCCGCCGGCCGTTTCCGACCGGATCGCCCGCCTCGAAGAGCAGGGGATCATCCGCGGCTTTACGCTCGACATCGACCGGGAGAAGCTCCAGCGCGACGTGGCGATCGTCGCGGAACTGGAGGCGAAACCCGGTGCCGTCGACGACGTCTACACCGCTGCGCTCGAACTCGACGGCGTCGAACACGTCTTCGAGGGGATGGACGGGCGGGTCCTCGTCCACGCGACGCTACCCGACGCGAACACGCGATCGTGGCTCGAGTCGGGCGTCGACCTCGACGCGCTGCGCGGCTACGACGTCACCCTGCTCACGCGGACCGATCGGCGGGTCGGCATCTCGGCGACGGACTTCTCCCTCGAGTGCGTCGTCTGCGGCCAGACGGTCACCGGGGACGGCGTGACGGCGACCGTAGACGGCGAGATCAAGACCTTCTGCTGTCCGTCCTGCGAGGACCGCTACCTCACCGAGTACGAGTCGCGCCGGGAAGCGATCGACTAG
- a CDS encoding ferritin-like domain-containing protein, producing MTSDEVTDLLTKAYIDELETVMNYLTNAIVLDGVHAEEVKESLDADVQEELEHARMLGNRLKQLDQSPPGSESFEARQSSLQPPEDTTDVQSVIEGVIEAENDAIETYRALHEAASEANDPVTEDVAVTILADEEAHHTEFRGFQKEFPQD from the coding sequence ATGACGTCAGACGAAGTCACCGACCTGTTGACGAAAGCGTACATCGACGAGCTCGAGACCGTCATGAACTATCTCACGAACGCGATCGTGCTGGACGGCGTCCACGCCGAGGAGGTCAAAGAGAGCCTCGACGCCGACGTTCAGGAGGAACTGGAGCACGCGCGGATGCTGGGCAACCGGCTGAAGCAACTCGATCAGTCGCCGCCCGGTTCGGAGTCGTTCGAGGCGCGCCAGTCGAGTCTCCAGCCCCCCGAAGACACGACGGACGTCCAGTCGGTCATCGAGGGCGTGATCGAGGCCGAAAACGACGCGATCGAGACCTACCGCGCGCTCCACGAAGCCGCTTCGGAGGCGAACGATCCCGTCACCGAGGACGTGGCGGTCACGATCCTCGCCGACGAGGAAGCCCACCACACCGAGTTCCGCGGATTCCAGAAGGAGTTCCCGCAGGATTGA
- a CDS encoding DUF5779 family protein — translation MSDFDLDLRAVEEHIDDELELEGELVLGILDGTTTPEEWLEAISSGNVLVLRVDGDVNDLASGFARDVKESGGNLVHFRGFLIVTPPGVGVNTDRL, via the coding sequence ATGAGCGATTTCGACCTCGACCTTCGGGCCGTCGAGGAGCACATCGACGACGAACTCGAACTAGAGGGCGAACTCGTCCTCGGCATTCTCGACGGGACGACGACGCCCGAGGAGTGGCTCGAAGCGATATCCAGCGGCAACGTCCTCGTCCTCCGCGTCGACGGCGACGTCAACGACCTGGCCTCCGGCTTCGCCCGCGACGTCAAGGAGTCGGGCGGCAATCTCGTCCACTTCCGGGGCTTCCTGATCGTGACGCCGCCCGGCGTGGGCGTCAACACCGATCGGCTCTGA